The sequence GCGCGCGGTGGAAGGATCTGTTGTGGCCGGCGCCGGTCTCCCACTCCTCGTCGATGACCGCGGGGGTCAGGTGCTCGTCGAGGAACTGTTCGACCTCTCTGAGGAAATCCCGTACATCCTCAGAAAGATCCAGCACGCTGAAGTCCATCGTCAGCTCCTCACCTGGTCTGCCAACAGCCGGCCGATCGCGGAGAGCTCCGCCCGTGGGTCCCCGGCGAGTACGCTCCAGCCCTTCGCCCGGCGGAAATAGAGCTGCAGGTCCGATTCCACGGTGAAGCCGAAGCCTCCTTGGACGTGCGTTCCGACCGTGGCGGCTTTCATGGCCGTCTGCGCGGCGTAGGCGAACGCCATCGGAATGAGCTCGCGTCTTCGGCCCGGCTCGTTCTCCGTGAACCAGGCCGCCTTCCACGTCAGATGGCGCGCGCCGATCACCGCCGTGTAGGTGTCGGCTAGTGCGTGCGATATCGCCTGGAATGCCCCGATCGGGGTATCGAAGGCCTTGCGGTCCTTCACGAAGGCGAGTCCAAGCTGCAGGGCGCCGTCGCCGATGCCCACGAGCGCGGCCGCAGTGAGCAGCTTCCATTCGCGTACGGCCTGGCCGTACAGCTCGCGGGCGCGTGGTCCGGTGGCGAGTACGGTGCCCGGCGACGCTTCCCACCATGCCAGCGGTGCGCTGCCCTGGTTACGGACCTGGGGCAGCGGCTTCTCGGTGGCCGCCAGCACCAGGTCGTCGCCGTTCAGACCCAGCACCGCTGCGGCGACGGAGCCGGCGGGGATCAGCTGTCTGTCCGTCGCCATCGGCCGCAGAGCCAGGGTGGGGAATAGACCGCCGGCCGCTGCGCCCTCGATCCAGGCGCCCGCCTGCTCGGGGGCGCTCCTGCCCAGCAGCCGGAGCGCCACGGTGGCCTCGATCAGCGGGACGGGCGCGAGGTGGCGTCCGTACTGCTCGGCGACGAGAACGAGATCGACCAGGTCGGCGTCGCCGCCACCCAGTTCCATGGGGAGCCCCATGGTGACAGCTCCGGTCTGGGCCATGGATCGCCACAGCTTCTCGTCAAAGCCGTGCGGCTCAGCGTCCCGCACGCGGGAGCTCGGGCATTCGCGGACGAAGAACTCGGTGAAGCTGTCCCGGACCGCACGTTGATCGTCACTCAGGGAGTAATCGTTGCGTCTGACCTCGGCCACGAATCCTCCTTCTAGGCTGCGAGCAGGATCAACTTGAGGTCGCGTCGCGCGGTGATCGTGCACCTCAGGTGATCGCGAACTACATGGCACCTCAAGTGGAATCTGCCATGGAATCTACCAGTCGGTTGGTAGTCTGCCTAGTGGTTCACGCCGCCGGAATCGTCCTGCTCGTCGCTGTCGCCGACGGACAGGACACCGTCGCGGAGTTCACCACTCCGCGATCTTTCCGTTGATGATCGTGAATCGGACGAGGCCGGGCGCCGGATATGCCAGAGCCTGCTCAAGCGATACGTGCAGCACCACGAGGTCGGCGACGGCGCCGGGCCCGATCCTCCTGGCCGGACCGCCGGGATCGTCGGGCGGTGCGAGATAGGCATCGAGGGCATGGGCCGCGGTGAGGCGCTCGCCCGGACCCACCACTCGCCCCGCCGGGGTACGGCGCTGCACGGCGGCGGCGATGATCGCCCATGGGTCGAGGGGGCCGTAGGGGGCGTCGCTGGACAGGGCGAGTGGAATCCCGGCCCGGGTGAGGCCGGCACAGCGGTAGACGTCGGCGCGATCGTGTGGAGGGAGATCGCGGAGGTAGTCGTCGCCGCGATGCGCAATGAACCCAGGCTGGCTGACCACACGGATGCGGTGGTGTGCGAGCACCGGGATGAGCTCGGCCGGAACGAGAGCGGCATGTTCGATGCGGTCGCCGGGGAGGACCCCGGCCTCGTCGAGCGCTGCGAGCAGGATGACCAGCGCCTCCCGGCTCACACAGTGTGCGGCGATCGCGCGTCCGGTCGCGTGCACGGCACGGATCCTGCCGGCGAGCTCATCGGGCGACGGGAGCCCCGAGTCGGCGAGGACGATCTTGTACGGTCCGACGGTCAGTCGTGAGCCGCCATCAGACCTGGCAGGGTTGTGTGCCCGGTCCCCCCTGTTCATGACCTTCTCGCCCCTCGATCGGACCTGTGAGTCATCAGGGAAGCCACCCAGAGGCGCCCCCAGCAGGTGTACGCGCTGGGGGAGCGCTCCGCTGCGCATGGCCGTGGCGATCGCCGCGATGGTGTCGGCGCTGAGATCGGGAGTGG is a genomic window of Streptosporangium album containing:
- a CDS encoding acyl-CoA dehydrogenase family protein — its product is MAEVRRNDYSLSDDQRAVRDSFTEFFVRECPSSRVRDAEPHGFDEKLWRSMAQTGAVTMGLPMELGGGDADLVDLVLVAEQYGRHLAPVPLIEATVALRLLGRSAPEQAGAWIEGAAAGGLFPTLALRPMATDRQLIPAGSVAAAVLGLNGDDLVLAATEKPLPQVRNQGSAPLAWWEASPGTVLATGPRARELYGQAVREWKLLTAAALVGIGDGALQLGLAFVKDRKAFDTPIGAFQAISHALADTYTAVIGARHLTWKAAWFTENEPGRRRELIPMAFAYAAQTAMKAATVGTHVQGGFGFTVESDLQLYFRRAKGWSVLAGDPRAELSAIGRLLADQVRS
- a CDS encoding amidohydrolase family protein; its protein translation is MTGLLLRDVELDGRIRADVRVVGNRITEVGAALVRRPGEQEHACRGGALLPGLCDHHVHLHALAATGRSVNCGPPEVTDRDGLAEALAAATPDEHGWIRGVGYIETVAGDLDAAALDRMHPHRPVRVQHRSGALWMLNTAAVAAAGIGSGDHPGVERDLSGTPTGRLWRADNWLRARLPPAEPPDLAPVGAALAQHGITTVTDATPDLSADTIAAIATAMRSGALPQRVHLLGAPLGGFPDDSQVRSRGEKVMNRGDRAHNPARSDGGSRLTVGPYKIVLADSGLPSPDELAGRIRAVHATGRAIAAHCVSREALVILLAALDEAGVLPGDRIEHAALVPAELIPVLAHHRIRVVSQPGFIAHRGDDYLRDLPPHDRADVYRCAGLTRAGIPLALSSDAPYGPLDPWAIIAAAVQRRTPAGRVVGPGERLTAAHALDAYLAPPDDPGGPARRIGPGAVADLVVLHVSLEQALAYPAPGLVRFTIINGKIAEW